TGTGCGCGGAAGCTATCCTTGATATTTCCAAAACAATAATGCCATCCCAAATGGGAAGTGACAGCAAATCACTGACTGCAGACTCCTTCTTTTCTCCCCAGCTTCTCTCGTCCTCCCGCTGTGAAAGTGACAGCAGCCTTGTGGACAGCGATGACAGTATAGAGCAAGAAATCAGGGCTTTTTTGGCTCTGAAAGCACAGTCGGAAAGCCTCGGAACAAAGCCTCCCAGCCTGGCACACTCGATCCAAATGCCTTTGCCTTCTGAGCAAAACAGCCTCACCGGTACccttgagccttctcttcccaaAACACTGAAGCTATCACTGAGTCAGAAAAGGAGActtaaaagggaaggaagaataGCAAAACAAGGCACATCAAAAACACCTGAACAGCTGGAGACGGGACTTTTCCAGCCAGGTAACTGTTCCAAATGTCCTGTGCTCCAAGAGGGATGTGCCCTGAGCAGCCCCGCAGAGCTCTGCGATGCTCAAAGGCTGGGCAGCAAAGAGACTCGGCAGCAGCAGCCGATGGCTTCCGAATTATCGGGATCTGTTGGCAGATGCGTGGCCTTGGACTCTGTAAACCCTTTCATGCAGGTTCAGAGTAGCACAAGAAAGCTTATGAAAAATACCATCCAAACTCAGGAGCGGGATGGTTCGGATGATCAGAGCAGTTCTCTCGATAGTGATGAGGACCTTGATAGTGCTATCAAGGACCTTTTACAgtctaaaagaaaattaaaaaagaaatccaaggaCCAGAAATCTCAGTGCAAGAAGAGAGTCAGATTTAGCGAGACCGAAACTCAGCTGCTAGATGAATTTAGTAGCCTCCAACAAAACGAGTGGAAATGTAAAAATCCCGTGCTACTGAAAAGCTGCCTCTCAAAACCTAGAAAAGCTGTGAAAGAGAATGCAATCAGAAATCCTCCAGACAACATAAATGTCAAACTTACCAATGAAAAACCAGAAACCATGAAGAACTTAGAGTTTAACTTGCAGCTTAAAAAAGGATATAAACCGAAACCAATTTCAAACCAGAATAACCTGCGGGCagctaaaaatagaaaatgtactTTCACAGCTGCATCAGATGCTGACGACAGCAGCTCAGTGGACAGCGATGACAGCATCGAACAAGAAATTAGGAAGTTTTTGGCAGAAAAGGCTAAAGACTCTGCAAGCAATTCAGAGATGCAAAAAGATGATGTAACTCTGGACCTGTTGAGCGTGACCAAACCAACTGCtaataaaggaaaagcaaagcaacagccGGTTGAAAATGAGCTTGACCTCATGCTGGGCCAGAGTAAAAAGACTGAGATATCTCAGCAAACTGATGAGTTGAAGAACTCTCAGAGACCGGAAGGGAAAAGTGCAATGTTACATGGCAGTGGGAAATCTGCTTCCTCTGCAGAGAATGTTCATCTTCATACTACTGGTCAGTCGAAAGCTAAGCAAGGAGCGGTGGAGGTTAAAGGTGATGCTGGCGGTGAGTTGGCTGGAAACACAACGGGTAAAAAGGATGTCCCTCCTACAGAGCCTGCGCAGAAAATACTTCCACCTAAAACCAGCAAGAATGAAGGCTGCAAAGTGCAAAAAGCAATTAATGCAAAGTCTAGAGCTAAAAGAAAGAACACCTTTCACCTAAAAATTTCAAGTAAATTTATTGCAGGTCTAAAATATGCTCGGGACAGGAAAAAATCCCTGCTTTtgaacaaaaggcagaaagcagagcGTTTGCTCGCCCAGAGCGGCGCATTAGGAACAGAGGTGGCTTCCCAGGATACTGACAGACTTAACCAGGGAAGAGGAGCCTCCTTGCCGAAAGGTGAATTTAGTGGGGAGAGTACAACAGCGACAAAAGAATGCAGTTCTGCTCAGAAGCTCCCCGTGGAAGTGTCGAGTCCCCATGTAGCAGAAACCTGTGAAAGTCTGGAAGCTGCTCCTTTGTATATCAAAGAGGGAGCAGGGGGTTGCAGGAAGGCTGATGCCTCGGGAGATCAGTCGCATTCGCATGCGAGCCTCCCCTCACAGGAACGGAGCGTGGCAGCAGTAAAAGCAGATAAGGTTTGGGGAGGAACAGCCAAAGCTGAGAGCATACAGATGTGGATCGAGGAAGGAGATAGCCACAAAAGCAGCTGGGCCAATTCAAATTTAGATCCCCCACGCCCCGAGCACGGTATGGCGGTGGtaaaagcagataaaatgaGCAGAGACACATCTCGGCAGAGTGTACGTTTGTGCAGCAAGGGAGAGGATacccagcaggacaggaggCCAGATCCAAGTTTAGGTTGCCCACTGCAAACACTAAATGTGACAGCAGTAGCCATGGATAGAACTAGTGGAGGAACATGTACAAATACCAGTATGCAGATGTGCattgagaaggaaaaagttaTCTGCCAGGACAGTGACAGGCAGGAGGAAATTCAGGGATCCAGCACCAGTCTGGAAGGAAAAATCCCTGTCCTGCAGAATAGGGTAACTGCTGGTGAAGTGGACCAAGGGCAGGAAGTTTTAGACAAAACCTTTGCAAAATTTTCTGCCATACCTGCAGGGCACTGCCCAGATTCCctcttgaaaagaaaactttcaaatATGTAAgtacgcttttttttttttttacagtaacagTCTTTTTAGAAAATAGCTGTCGTTGTAATTACCTTGATAAAACTTGAGATATGAAAGGAGAGACAGTGGGAGATGCTGATATCTGTATATCATAAACATGCTAATGTGAAAAATGCTTCTATTTAACAGGGATATCATGGATAAACATACGTAGTTTTTGTAgaattttgtaaattatttaaagtgctctaaggaaatattttttataatgaTTTTTAGGGCTTGCATTACTACAGGATGCTGTAGTTACTGTAGATAAGATACTGGCTAATCACGCTTTAAGTTATAAGGCCTCTAATCATACGTCAAAAGGAAACCTGTTTGCGCACAGAATGTATTTGGCAATCTGTGAAGAGATCCGaggaaaacacagcatttgGTAGCAATGCCGTGGTTTCGAAGCGGATTATCTGACACCTGTTCACATTCGAGCTGCCTTAGGACAATCCTATATAGTGATTTTATGCTGGGGTCTCAGTTCTCCCACCTCGGGGACGTTGGGCGAGTTCAGTTAAGCAGAACTCGGCGTAGTCAGCGCAGCTGGAGGTGCGGAGATCCCTCCTTGAAGATACAAATGCACATTCAGGTAAATGAAGTTGGATCAGTCTGTCGGCACGTCCCGTGTAAAGCGATCTTGGCAGCTGCTGCAAGGACCTTTTTAATACTGGACACCTCCCGCTAGCAGATGATTCCAAGCACAATTGCAGTTCAAGAAAAGTGAAGGAGCGTGTGTGTGTTCAGACAACACGATTTCTGTGGATTTCTCTAGTTTGATGTACTCTTGGACCTGCAAGGCTGAAACAATTCCTCGTTATTCTCAAGTCTAATTTTGATGCCCTGCGGTTACCCAGAGATGGCTTTTGGTTTCCTGAACAAACTTTCTTGAATTGAGTGCCcttactttcctttttcaaaagTGGTTTctaaaatgttacatttctgtgaacttttattttcatttacaatTTTTGTGCAATAGAACAAAGCTAGATTTGCTGTAGGAAGTCCCTCCTGTAAACGCCAAGGATCTTTTCAGCACTGTTCTTTCATACTGGTGGTACTTTCTCTGCCTCCGTTTCCAGCAGCCAGAATAAAGCAATTTTTCACTACCATAGTTTTATTTGTACTAACTTTAAATGGGATTGAAGTAGCATGTTTATATCACCAAAAAAGTGCCCCCACTGCTGGTTTCACTGAAAAATCCAAAAAGTGTGAATTTAAGCAGGTCGGGtggttctttccttttcatttgtgTGTAGTGAAGTCCTTGAGTAGTTTGTTCTTACATCTTGTCCCTGTGAATTGATCCAATATTCTCTTTATCTGGTCTTCTCCAGAACTTCTCTCAGCCAAACTCCCCCTGGGTCTCACTTTTTCTCAGTCACTCAGCAGTCTGCCTGCAAACCGGCCTTAATGCTGCAAAACGCAGCAAAAACACTCAAGAACGGATCCGCTATCGCATGAGAGATCCCTGGTGTGATGGCATTCGCAGAATATTGGCAAACTAGGGCATAGCGTAGAGTAGAACGAGTAACTGTGGCAcgtagagaaaaaaaccccaacatccTCTGTGTGTTTATACTATTGTGCAGTtacattttaaacatgtttatagTGGTCACTTGACATTTCTCACTGTCCGGCCAAGTTTTTATAGCCCttgggtgggttggttggtttgttgaaGAGATCAGTGTGCTAGATCATCTCATTTTTGTGGTAGGATACCTCGGGAAAGTGGTTTTTACTTAGCTCGTGTGCCTGCAGTCAGTCTCCACAGGCATATATTTTTGTCTGCCTTGATTCAGTTGCAGGATTTGGGCCTTTTGTTTGGAATAGGTAAATAGgctggtattttaaaatagaagtttTCGGAGTACCTTGCTTTAAAAGGATTAAACTGTATACTTAATTTGAATAGAGGTGATGGAAGCACTGTACTGTTTGTATAAAATAAGCTGAATGTTTCTCCTCAAAGTTCTCAGTAAATCAACATTAAGACTTAAAAGGTGTCTTGTGCCCCTGTCGATGTGTCTGTGTTCTCAATGCTACTCGTGAACTGATTCACTTTCAGTTGAGATGCAAGTCCCATTACCTTGTGCTTTAAATAAAACCTACTTTCAAacagcactttttaaaattgataAACTTGATTTGTATATAGGAAACGGTGTACATTGGTAAGTTTATAATGTTTAATAAATGGGGTTCTGACCATGGACTGTGAAACCGGAGTCCTTCTATGGTTTGTGTCATCGTCTGTAGTATTTCTGTGTTATCTATTTTTCGCTGTAGCTGGAAGATGTAATTAGCTTGTGCCAGGAATATTGTGAGTGAAGGATGTTTCCCTTGAAGACGATCACAGCGTTTGCGTTACCCCAACCTGGGGACAGGATCTCGGGTCACCTGCTGCTTGTCTCCTCTTGTCTCCGGCCACCCGGTCTGAGCCTGTCGTCAGATTTCCTTGTGGCCGTGCAACAGGATCCAGATCATCATTAAAGATGTGGCTGTTTAAGGGAACGTTGTTCCTAAtaacaaaaaatgaagaagcagAATCTACAAAGTacataggcaaaaaaaaagttgtgcaTATTCTGGGGGGTGGGAACGGTGCTTGTCATTATAGCAAAGCCTTAACAGCGGTTTTCTTTCCTGGTGTTTGTGATCAAGACGCGCAGTGTCTCCTTGTATTGTCCCTCTCTGTTAGCAGCAAAGGGGGTTCGTTGTTTTCAAGGCAGAGTCCAGCAGGTGAGAGTTGTGATCCAGGTGGAAAGAATTCCGTGTATCTCTAAACGGCAACCGCTGTAGCGCAGGATCATCCAGGATGAGCTCACGATCCTTCCTGCCCCACCATCCAAGGGAGTGGCGCTGGGTCTGGGAGCCCTCGATGGTGCAGGGACAGGATGAATGTGCTTTCACAGGGGACGTGACACCAAGCACGAGGTTCTCCTAGAAGACCAGGAGGTTGGGAGGGAAGGGACACGGCTCTTTCGATACTCAAACCATCCTACCACTCTTGGTGTTCCTCTACCGATATACTACGGGTATTTCCTTCTACCTCCGAGTCCTCCCAGTCATCTGTGGTCTCAGCAAATGAGTTTTCAAGACTTCGCaatgaaagagaataaattCATGAGTGAGAGTCCCATGTATGCAGTACAAGGTTGGGGAGTGGAGTGCAGATCTCAGAAGGTTGAATCTTGGTGGACACGGTACCAGAatggaaaagcttttgttttcttactgttGATCCTGATGGTAACAGGTGGCCAAGCCCAGAGTGGGCACGGGCCATCCAGCCCTCCTGGCCCTTTGCAGCACTCCAGTGATAGTTTTTCTGGACCCAGAACAAGCTCTTTTTCCATAATTTCAGCTCTCCTGAGCGATTAATCTGATCCTTTATGTATTGCAGTAGATACATGCATGATGCCATGACCTCGGGTCTGCTCAAGCATCTGAATAAGttacctctttttttaaaaaatgagtgctggtttatatttttttaaatgcacaattattctttttttttttctagtcagAGCACAAAAATCTGAGCCAAAACCAAGACAGCTGCTAATTTGGATGTTAAGTTATTAAACTCCTTGGTATATTTTCTAATGGCTGTTGGTACCTTAGAGCATCCTGACTGCAATACCAGCCCTCAGATAAGTCTGGGCTCGCTTGGGACTTTGGAAATAGGTACAgcgttttattttttattttattcttctgtgcTTCAGGAAGGACAATCTTCAAGGATCCTCAGGGGACCACAAGAACTACCTTAATTTTTTATAAGCAGTTTTTTGCTGCTATTTTAGGAACACGTGTTTTGACATGTTTTTATACAAGGAAGGAACACACCATCTCTGCCACCATTCCTTTTATTAATGTATatgctttttaatgtttcaaacCTTTAAGAACTGCAGTTTGCCTTGGTTTGATAGTACAGCCTCACGGAAGGTTATCTGCAAAtgtgaaaatactttcaaaatacaGACTAGAAAGAGACTGGGGTAGATTCTCTGCAGTAAAATGTGCCGTCTTTAGGACGATGTTTTGAATTTGTACAGCATCTCAGGATCCAACCTATATGAGGGTGATGTACACGGTGCGCGAAGCTGTTCAAAGGAACTGGTTTcagttcaaaaataaaacaaaaagggaagaaattagtgaaaggaagaaaagaggtgGGTGGTTTTAGATGTAGCATGAAAACAGGTGGAAAACCTGACAAAAGCCactaaatttgtatttttaggaGGCAGTCTTACCCCTAAATTATTCCACCTACAGAAAATTCTGTGGATAAAACATATATGTTAAATTGTCACAACTGTTTGTATTAATTCTGCGcgttgttatttttcatttcaggagaagaaagggaagttATGAGAAGCTCGAGGTATTGCCTAGAGCCTAATAGAAGAATAGCAGTGAATGATAGAGAGttacttgtttattttcatgtgttaaatgttttaaaagttaaCTTTTCAGGCCCATTTCTGCTTAGTATATTTACTTGTTCCAGTGCATTGGTGTGTTTTCAGCAAAGGTGGATGTAGCCAGCTGTTCTTCTGTTTGAGATGACCAAATGCTTTGCGGTGAAAACCGGAATTGATTGGTAGGTGTGATTGAAATCTTGCTGGTGGGCCCAGGAACgtgttttaaaaaagcacaagtAGAGGCCTGCTCACTTTTGGGCTTGAGATTTTTGCTTAGTGATGTTATTAACTAAAGAGAACACCGCTACCTTGCAATGATGTGTAAATATCTTGTCATTCATCCTGTGCAGTTTTTATAAGACTATATAGAAAAGACACAAATAGGGAATATTTCGAACATGTGAAGGGTATAATTTGCAGTGGTACTTGGAcatatttttactcttttttaaaaaaaaattttattttttagcagaCAGATAGTAGTACgctcatttttaatatatattatctGTATGTTTTAAGTGTAAGGTGGGACCATTCGTCATCCATAAACAGGCAGACCAGTTTTTAAGCAAAATGTGCTGAGGTTTTCCCTTTAGCGCAGTTACTGTCTAAGTGATGCAGATTCACTGGCTGTGTAACTACAGTTGTTACAATAAAACTTAAGAAAACGTTCTTATCAGTTGTCTTTATTTGAGTAATTTCTTGAAACATTGTAGTTTTGAGAGGTAAGAAACACAAACGTGCTTTCTATAAGAAATCCAAAGGCTTGATGAATACCTCTGGAAAACATGCAGTTTGGTTATTCATTTAGTAGTACAGAAACCATTTAAAACCTTAACTTGTAATGATATGTGGTAAATGAGCCAAGAGTTTAAAGGATCATTAGTGACAAATACATAATGTATATTGTTCTAGTATTTATTGCTATATGCTGCCTATAAATTATGAGCTATTTAACTGACATTTAATCACATTAAATCTTTATAAATTAAGATATTACTCCTCACAACATTCATTCCGTAAATTAGTTGTTTTCATCCAGTACCAAAGTGACCGTATGTGTTCTTCCCAACAAATTACTGAACTCGGGTTTGATAACACAGATTTAAACTGCTTTGCCCCAAAGCTAAATTGGTGGCCTTAATGAGTCGTGTTAAACCATAAATCCACttgtttggggctggggggggggcggttcttttcagaaatgttctgCTACCTGTAACCCACTAATTTTGTAGCTGTTTATGTCGCTGTAATAGCAAGTCTCATGTTAGGAAGCTGAAAgattgttttcctgtgtttagGAGAAAAATCCTCATTAAATCCTGACCTGTGTGGTGAACAGTGTGAAGCACGtgtgttctgctgctgcacagcatgCCACATGAATTATTTTCCTGGGCGTCTGTACAGTGTTACTCACTGATAACCGTAGCACATGCGGTCTGTGGGCAGGAGAGGTGACCTGGAGCCACAGGGTGTGACTGGGATAAAAACCTAATTTGAGACGAAATAGCCTGTAACCTCATTGAGCAGCCACATGGCAACAGCGTCGTGCCTCCCGTCCTGCTTTTAGATGAGGCTCAGCACCAGATTTAGGGTAACGTCACTGATACTGATTGcttggtggtggggtttttttgtgttttgttatttttttaacccaGGCAGCCAGCAGTAAACTGAAGCGGCTCTGTCTGGTGCGGATCTAACAGTGCGACGGGCCGCTGGGGTTGTAGCTGGGGTGGAAGTCGCGGTCGTGGGCCGTGATGAAGTTGTCCGGGCCGGTGACGTGGCTCTTCTCCAGGGCGGTGTTGAGCCCGTTATCTTTGTACATGCCAAACTGGGACAGAGTCTTGGAAAACGTGTGCGAGGTGCCGTGGAAGGAGGTCTGTGAGAGCGAGAAAAGGGGAGGAAGGTGTTAGTTTGGATGCAATGATGGGGGCACTTCATCTGCTTTGGGGAGCTCATCGCCTGGGGactgggttggactagatgatctccagaagtcccttccaaccccaaccattccgTGGTTCTGTGGATGGTGCAGAAGCCGCAACTTTGAGACGCGGTTTCCGAAGCCCCCGGGGGCGCCTCCATCACCCCGCGCCCCCCCAACCTACCGGCACCTCGTGCACCGTGGGGGCTCTGCTGCCGTAGGCCTGGCTGGTGGTCCGGTACCGGGGGTGAGGCTCCGGCTTCCTGCGGGGAGAGAGCACCGGAGggagcggggctgccggggggcgCTCGGCGGGGCCGCGCTCGGCCGGGACCGGGGGCCGCGCTCACCCGTAGCCGCGGAAGCAGCCGGGCTGCTGGAAGCGGCCGGGCAGGCCGGGGCTGGTGCGGTACCAGTCGCTGGTGCGGGGGCCGGGGCCTCCCGCGTCCGCCGGGCCGGACATGGGCGCGGGAACGGGCCGCCGGGCCGCGCGTTGCCCGGTGACGGGACGCGACGGGCGGGCGGCGCTCGCTCCGCgcagcggccccgccccgggggAGGGCGGAGGGGCCGGACCCGGAGCCGCAGGAAGCGGAAGGCGCTGCCTtgaccttcctcctcctcctcctcctcctcctcccgccctGCGGCCGCCGGGCGCGGAGCATGTTGGTGCGGCGGCTCCTGCGGGCAGGTGAGCGGGTCGTGCCCCgcacagcccggcccggcccgtgTGATCCCCGTGTTTCTCTCCGCGCAGCAGCCCCGCGGCTCTACAGcaccggcccggccccggcggcagcggcccggccccgcggtgAGTGCTCCTGCCCCGGGGAACGGGGGGACCCCCGAACCGGGGACCTGCACCCCGGCACCCGGGCCCGGCGACGAGCGATGTCCTTGCTGCTGTCACCATGTCAAGTGACCCTTTCTCCAGTCCCAGCCCATCCCCTGCAGACACAACAAGGGGGAGCGGTGATTTAtggattgatttattttttcccctcctctcagCTGTGGATGACAAGCTGCTGACCGAGCCTCTCAGCCACCCCGACTTCTTCAACGTGAAGgagctcttctccctgaaaGATCTCTTCGATGCTCGCGTGCACCTGGGGCACAAAAAGGGCTGTCGGCATAGGTGAGTGACACCATTTCGTGACCCACTGCTTGTCGACATCAGGAGTGTTTCCCCAGACCGTGTAAGCTCTTGGGGGCTGCGCTAAATTGGTCTGGGGCTGGAGTTGCCTACACAGACCCACATTTCCCTCTGGGCACAGTTACTGCCCTGCACAAGTGCCTTTAGCACCCCGTCCCCGCATCCCCTTGTGTCGccctccccctgtccccgcaggTTCATGGAGCCCTACATCTTTGGCTGCCGCCTGGATCAGGACATCATCGACCTGGATCAGACGATGCAGCACCTCCAGC
The genomic region above belongs to Caloenas nicobarica isolate bCalNic1 chromosome 19, bCalNic1.hap1, whole genome shotgun sequence and contains:
- the PPP1R26 gene encoding protein phosphatase 1 regulatory subunit 26, coding for MFLMNASRLVALQTKWESFGAARNCRYPVCFSDAEGDVTRTSVSAKVQMIINNLQSQESPLGMNNEYDCIMQKKQKGEKCASNRVTSNTTLLQKHLQYTKCGCPADLDDTEVEENVGFGTLLLDSDSDDSVDRGIEEAIQEYLKAKSKSDQSLQRNAECSENISGDKGFKREFSQNKMASNLLPVNFKADVLSEEYLSDHLGIGKRLQPASPQSISSDDSFEQSIQAEIVQFLNEKKQQESSKCVIGEDKKDSHVRAVLKCNKETANKPNCGAIKQSCNALLLRHHPQLQKTSAQPKCLQSKIQEQPSDFRQANQAYLEMATASQPWLVERNEESGANYWETRGEVINESVHTSDSSSDDGIEEAIQLYQLEKIRKEAGHATDSVPLQREQFDTKGMADISASLTISSTKSASPEIHKSRIGSKRKEINSKSTELESTSNEFNKLFKPLKKARHFAPPENKIAACELTLQASCRADTSAELMCAEAILDISKTIMPSQMGSDSKSLTADSFFSPQLLSSSRCESDSSLVDSDDSIEQEIRAFLALKAQSESLGTKPPSLAHSIQMPLPSEQNSLTGTLEPSLPKTLKLSLSQKRRLKREGRIAKQGTSKTPEQLETGLFQPGNCSKCPVLQEGCALSSPAELCDAQRLGSKETRQQQPMASELSGSVGRCVALDSVNPFMQVQSSTRKLMKNTIQTQERDGSDDQSSSLDSDEDLDSAIKDLLQSKRKLKKKSKDQKSQCKKRVRFSETETQLLDEFSSLQQNEWKCKNPVLLKSCLSKPRKAVKENAIRNPPDNINVKLTNEKPETMKNLEFNLQLKKGYKPKPISNQNNLRAAKNRKCTFTAASDADDSSSVDSDDSIEQEIRKFLAEKAKDSASNSEMQKDDVTLDLLSVTKPTANKGKAKQQPVENELDLMLGQSKKTEISQQTDELKNSQRPEGKSAMLHGSGKSASSAENVHLHTTGQSKAKQGAVEVKGDAGGELAGNTTGKKDVPPTEPAQKILPPKTSKNEGCKVQKAINAKSRAKRKNTFHLKISSKFIAGLKYARDRKKSLLLNKRQKAERLLAQSGALGTEVASQDTDRLNQGRGASLPKGEFSGESTTATKECSSAQKLPVEVSSPHVAETCESLEAAPLYIKEGAGGCRKADASGDQSHSHASLPSQERSVAAVKADKVWGGTAKAESIQMWIEEGDSHKSSWANSNLDPPRPEHGMAVVKADKMSRDTSRQSVRLCSKGEDTQQDRRPDPSLGCPLQTLNVTAVAMDRTSGGTCTNTSMQMCIEKEKVICQDSDRQEEIQGSSTSLEGKIPVLQNRVTAGEVDQGQEVLDKTFAKFSAIPAGHCPDSLLKRKLSNM
- the PIERCE1 gene encoding piercer of microtubule wall 1 protein, giving the protein MSGPADAGGPGPRTSDWYRTSPGLPGRFQQPGCFRGYGKPEPHPRYRTTSQAYGSRAPTVHEVPTSFHGTSHTFSKTLSQFGMYKDNGLNTALEKSHVTGPDNFITAHDRDFHPSYNPSGPSHC